One genomic region from Mycoplasmopsis meleagridis encodes:
- a CDS encoding Cof-type HAD-IIB family hydrolase, with product MSKKPIIFSDVDGTIYAKDAYVTNFNLDIIKKNDLSFNIATGNPICPRMLKLAKLLQADYIIGSSGVQIYDYQHSKFIYEKYLKADVVKEIFKIFKELNVSAAAWSSEVFYVFREEDKEFLNKIYFRSENFKQFTIVTGKEKEIKNIAKIEVYFEGTPNVDKLIELLKPLECKIIKTHMNLEILSFGASKGRAIVWMLDHVFGSEITKDDIMVIGDSENDFSMFKRFYNSYVMDNAKEEVKKKANNITNSVTDNGLGYAILDYLDKLNK from the coding sequence ATGAGTAAAAAACCCATAATCTTTAGCGATGTAGATGGAACTATTTATGCTAAAGATGCCTATGTTACTAATTTCAACTTAGATATTATCAAGAAAAATGATCTAAGTTTTAATATTGCAACAGGAAATCCTATTTGTCCTAGAATGTTAAAATTAGCCAAATTATTGCAAGCTGACTATATTATTGGTTCTTCTGGTGTGCAAATTTATGACTATCAACATAGCAAATTTATTTACGAAAAATATTTAAAAGCAGATGTAGTAAAAGAAATTTTTAAAATCTTTAAAGAATTAAATGTTTCAGCTGCAGCCTGATCTAGTGAAGTTTTTTATGTTTTTAGAGAAGAAGATAAAGAATTTTTAAACAAAATTTATTTTAGGAGCGAGAATTTTAAACAATTTACTATTGTTACTGGTAAAGAAAAAGAAATTAAAAACATAGCTAAAATTGAAGTTTATTTTGAAGGAACACCAAATGTTGATAAACTAATCGAACTTTTAAAACCACTTGAATGTAAAATTATTAAAACCCATATGAATTTGGAAATTCTCTCTTTTGGTGCTTCTAAAGGCAGAGCTATTGTTTGAATGCTTGACCATGTTTTTGGTAGTGAAATTACTAAAGATGACATTATGGTTATTGGCGATAGCGAAAATGATTTTTCAATGTTTAAGAGATTTTATAACTCCTACGTTATGGACAATGCAAAAGAAGAAGTCAAAAAGAAAGCAAATAACATTACAAATTCTGTTACTGATAATGGACTTGGATATGCAATATTAGATTATTTAGACAAGCTAAATAAGTAA
- a CDS encoding ABC-F family ATP-binding cassette domain-containing protein, protein MIEVQSLSKIFSDKKLFENVNLKFVAGNTYGIIGANGAGKSTFLKILAGEIEPTSGQIILEKNRRLSVLTQDHNAYDHLIVTDVVIMGNSELHQIKETKDAIYANENATIEDYTKAAELEEKFGELGGYTAENDAQELLSGLQIPKDKWEVKMAELTANQKIKVLLAKALFGNPDILIMDEPTNHLDLRAIKWLENFLADYQNVVIVVSHDSDFLDNICTHIVDIDYNEAKIYTGNYSFWKESSELAKELTKQSNAKKEQQIEKLKQFIARFSANASKSRQATSRKKSLEKITLDEINPSNRKYPYINWELNREPGKDILTVENLTYIDEKNNTLFENVSFTLTKGEKMVLIGEDDIAKTKFLECLIGKIKPTKGTIKWGQTIKFTYYPNDNKEYFNEEISILEWISKWPHENELEINKDDSDSRMRGFLGRMLFSNDTVFKKVNVTSGGEKARLMFSRMMLLEANFLILDQPLDHLDAESIDSVIEGLNKYKGGAIFTTYNRALVNKVANVILEIAPDKSFIYHGTLEEYEKLMNY, encoded by the coding sequence ATGATAGAAGTTCAGTCATTAAGTAAAATTTTTAGTGATAAAAAATTATTTGAAAACGTTAATTTAAAATTTGTTGCAGGCAATACTTATGGCATTATCGGCGCTAATGGTGCAGGTAAGAGTACTTTTTTAAAAATTTTAGCAGGCGAAATTGAACCAACCAGTGGTCAAATTATTCTTGAAAAAAATCGTAGATTAAGCGTTTTAACTCAAGATCATAATGCTTATGATCATTTAATTGTAACTGATGTAGTTATTATGGGTAATAGCGAATTACATCAAATTAAAGAAACAAAAGACGCTATTTATGCTAACGAAAATGCTACTATAGAAGATTATACAAAAGCTGCTGAATTAGAGGAAAAATTTGGCGAATTAGGCGGTTATACAGCTGAAAATGATGCTCAAGAATTATTAAGTGGTTTACAAATACCAAAAGATAAATGAGAAGTTAAAATGGCAGAATTAACTGCTAATCAAAAAATTAAAGTTCTTTTAGCTAAAGCTTTATTCGGTAATCCAGATATTTTAATAATGGACGAGCCCACTAACCATTTGGATTTAAGAGCGATTAAATGGTTAGAAAATTTTTTAGCTGATTATCAAAATGTTGTAATTGTAGTAAGTCATGATAGCGATTTTTTAGATAACATTTGTACTCATATTGTCGATATTGATTACAATGAAGCTAAAATTTATACTGGTAATTATTCATTTTGAAAAGAAAGTAGTGAATTAGCCAAAGAATTAACTAAACAATCAAATGCTAAAAAAGAGCAGCAAATTGAAAAATTAAAACAATTTATTGCACGTTTTTCTGCTAATGCTTCTAAAAGTAGACAAGCAACAAGTAGAAAAAAATCTTTAGAAAAAATAACTTTAGATGAAATTAACCCTTCTAATCGTAAATATCCTTACATTAATTGAGAATTAAATAGAGAACCTGGCAAAGACATTTTAACTGTTGAAAATTTAACTTATATTGACGAAAAAAATAATACTTTATTTGAAAATGTATCTTTTACTTTAACAAAAGGCGAAAAAATGGTTTTAATAGGTGAAGATGACATTGCTAAAACAAAATTTTTAGAATGTTTAATAGGCAAAATTAAACCTACCAAAGGCACTATAAAATGAGGACAAACGATTAAATTTACCTACTATCCTAATGATAATAAAGAATATTTTAACGAAGAAATAAGCATTTTAGAGTGAATATCAAAATGGCCTCATGAAAATGAATTAGAAATTAATAAAGACGATAGCGATTCAAGAATGAGAGGTTTTTTAGGAAGAATGCTTTTTTCTAACGATACTGTTTTTAAAAAAGTTAATGTCACAAGTGGTGGTGAAAAAGCACGTTTAATGTTTTCTAGAATGATGCTTTTAGAAGCTAATTTTTTGATTCTAGATCAGCCTTTAGACCATTTAGATGCTGAAAGTATTGACAGTGTTATTGAAGGATTAAATAAATATAAAGGTGGAGCTATTTTTACCACTTATAATAGAGCTTTAGTTAATAAAGTGGCGAATGTTATTTTAGAAATTGCGCCTGATAAAAGTTTTATTTATCACGGCACTTTAGAAGAATATGAAAAATTAATGAACTATTAA
- a CDS encoding coiled-coil domain-containing protein: MKKKYLFSLPIVSSLATLPFFISQADSTTNNNSSTSSNQSQNTSNNSALNQLINNTANSTVNFYKLSLQTLNNITLLLADIQNNYQIDTEKIGKEYLGGLFVKVSELTRTFNTLVQSKQINSMYPELLKNNSEFMSIYSDLATEYYAAKHLNELLKNGDKDLRSYLASQASNIYENTKKQFNLSNHNANNNLFPPVKLIANAYDETAIKYLGDELTKVKQSIEEKNNKISTSTQTEETASSTESTSATNSPTGEVKTEQLSEENKIKGLLIASINYIKNNMIQTVDKITKELKAINEATNISLLKIGTVSTGFLFDACNELVKEADEAIKKRDYRTAVSKTLQLNEFTTSLAAEYYSAKQINETLKLATGEIKTKLIEKANSIYDKVKNDYKISSHSEYEVEPPIQLLANAYSNTLVQLLEEEVQKLTKKDKENEQTIANLNQQIETKDNDLATKNNEIADLKTQLDEKNRKISELENNLASIQNKLAASEEKNNSE, translated from the coding sequence ATGAAAAAGAAATATCTATTTTCCTTACCTATAGTTTCTTCGTTAGCTACTTTACCTTTTTTTATTAGTCAAGCCGATTCTACTACAAATAATAATTCTTCAACATCGTCAAATCAAAGTCAAAATACAAGTAATAATAGTGCTCTTAATCAATTGATAAATAATACTGCTAATTCAACTGTGAATTTTTATAAATTGAGTTTACAAACTTTAAATAACATTACGCTTTTATTAGCTGATATTCAAAATAATTACCAAATTGATACTGAAAAAATAGGTAAAGAATATTTGGGCGGACTTTTTGTTAAAGTAAGCGAACTTACTAGAACTTTTAACACACTTGTTCAATCGAAACAAATAAATTCTATGTATCCTGAACTACTAAAAAATAATAGTGAATTTATGTCAATTTATTCTGATCTTGCCACAGAATATTATGCTGCTAAACATTTAAATGAATTATTAAAAAATGGTGATAAAGATTTAAGATCATATTTAGCTTCTCAAGCAAGTAATATTTATGAAAATACTAAAAAACAATTTAATTTATCAAATCATAACGCTAATAATAATTTATTTCCACCAGTAAAATTAATAGCTAATGCTTATGACGAAACAGCAATTAAATATTTAGGTGATGAACTAACTAAAGTTAAACAAAGTATTGAAGAAAAAAATAATAAAATAAGTACTTCAACTCAAACAGAAGAAACAGCTTCTTCAACAGAATCTACTTCTGCTACCAATAGCCCTACTGGTGAGGTAAAAACTGAACAATTATCAGAAGAAAATAAGATCAAAGGTCTTTTAATAGCTTCAATAAATTACATTAAAAACAATATGATTCAAACAGTTGATAAAATAACTAAAGAATTAAAAGCAATTAATGAAGCTACCAACATAAGTTTGTTAAAAATAGGAACAGTTAGTACAGGATTTTTATTTGATGCATGTAATGAATTAGTTAAAGAAGCTGATGAAGCAATTAAAAAAAGAGATTACCGCACAGCTGTTTCTAAAACTTTACAGTTAAATGAATTTACAACATCATTAGCTGCCGAATATTATAGTGCTAAACAAATAAATGAGACTTTAAAATTAGCTACTGGTGAGATAAAAACTAAATTAATTGAAAAAGCTAATTCGATTTATGATAAAGTTAAAAATGACTATAAAATAAGCTCACACAGCGAATATGAAGTTGAGCCCCCTATTCAATTGTTAGCTAATGCTTATTCAAATACTTTGGTGCAATTACTTGAAGAAGAAGTTCAAAAATTAACCAAAAAAGATAAAGAAAATGAACAAACAATTGCTAATTTAAATCAACAAATTGAAACTAAAGATAATGACTTAGCAACTAAAAATAATGAAATAGCAGATTTAAAAACACAACTCGATGAAAAGAATAGAAAAATTAGTGAATTAGAAAATAATTTAGCTTCAATTCAAAATAAGTTAGCTGCTAGTGAAGAAAAAAATAATTCTGAATAA
- a CDS encoding coiled-coil domain-containing protein, with translation MKKKYLFSLPIVSSLATLPFFISQADSTTNNNSSTSSNQSQNTSNNSALNQLINNTANSTVNFYKLSLQTLNNITLLLADIQNNYQIDTEKIGKEYLGGLFVKVSELTRTFNTLVQSKQINSMYPELLKNNSEFMSIYSDLATEYYAAKHLNELLKNGDKDLRSYLASQASNIYENTKKQFNLSNHNANNNLFPPVKLIANAYDETAIKYLGDELTKVKQSIEEKNNKISTSTQTEETASSTESTSATNSPTGEVKTEQLSEENKIKGLLIASINYIKNNMIQTVDKITKELKAINEATNISLLKIGTVSTGFLFDACNELVKEADEAIKKRDYRTAVSKTLQLNEFTTSLAAEYYSAKQINETLKLATGEIKTKLIEKANSIYDKVKNDYKISSHSEYEVEPPIQLLANAYSNTLVQLLEEEVQKLTKKDKENEQTIANLNQQIETKDNDLATKNNEIADLKTQLDEKNRKISELENNLASIQNKLTASEDKNNSEQNASTQNPSSSEKSDTSNEENISNNTSPSEESSPSQNPSSSNDENVSNNTSPEENSSIDKNPVTNEEQKPTTNNNSVVKENDKNKIALIATSTTTGVLFFVVVGLVIYILAKKK, from the coding sequence ATGAAAAAGAAATATCTATTTTCCTTACCTATAGTTTCTTCGTTAGCTACTTTACCTTTTTTTATTAGTCAAGCCGATTCTACTACAAATAATAATTCTTCAACATCGTCAAATCAAAGTCAAAATACAAGTAATAATAGTGCTCTTAATCAATTGATAAATAATACTGCTAATTCAACTGTGAATTTTTATAAATTGAGTTTACAAACTTTAAATAACATTACGCTTTTATTAGCTGATATTCAAAATAATTACCAAATTGATACTGAAAAAATAGGTAAAGAATATTTGGGCGGACTTTTTGTTAAAGTAAGCGAACTTACTAGAACTTTTAACACACTTGTTCAATCGAAACAAATAAATTCTATGTATCCTGAACTACTAAAAAATAATAGTGAATTTATGTCAATTTATTCTGATCTTGCCACAGAATATTATGCTGCTAAACATTTAAATGAATTATTAAAAAATGGTGATAAAGATTTAAGATCATATTTAGCTTCTCAAGCAAGTAATATTTATGAAAATACTAAAAAACAATTTAATTTATCAAATCATAACGCTAATAATAATTTATTTCCACCAGTAAAATTAATAGCTAATGCTTATGACGAAACAGCAATTAAATATTTAGGTGATGAACTAACTAAAGTTAAACAAAGTATTGAAGAAAAAAATAATAAAATAAGTACTTCAACTCAAACAGAAGAAACAGCTTCTTCAACAGAATCTACTTCTGCTACCAATAGCCCTACTGGTGAGGTAAAAACTGAACAATTATCAGAAGAAAATAAGATCAAAGGTCTTTTAATAGCTTCAATAAATTACATTAAAAACAATATGATTCAAACAGTTGATAAAATAACTAAAGAATTAAAAGCAATTAATGAAGCTACCAACATAAGTTTGTTAAAAATAGGAACAGTTAGTACAGGATTTTTATTTGATGCATGTAATGAATTAGTTAAAGAAGCTGATGAAGCAATTAAAAAAAGAGATTACCGCACAGCTGTTTCTAAAACTTTACAGTTAAATGAATTTACAACATCATTAGCTGCCGAATATTATAGTGCTAAACAAATAAATGAGACTTTAAAATTAGCTACTGGTGAGATAAAAACTAAATTAATTGAAAAAGCTAATTCGATTTATGATAAAGTTAAAAATGACTATAAAATAAGCTCACACAGCGAATATGAAGTTGAGCCCCCTATTCAATTGTTAGCTAATGCTTATTCAAATACTTTGGTGCAATTACTTGAAGAAGAAGTTCAAAAATTAACCAAAAAAGATAAAGAAAATGAACAAACAATTGCTAATTTAAATCAACAAATTGAAACTAAAGATAATGACTTAGCAACTAAAAATAATGAAATAGCAGATTTAAAAACGCAACTTGATGAAAAGAATAGAAAAATTAGTGAATTAGAAAATAATTTAGCTTCAATTCAAAATAAATTAACTGCTAGTGAAGACAAAAATAATTCGGAACAAAATGCTTCTACTCAAAACCCTTCTTCTAGCGAAAAATCAGATACTTCTAACGAAGAAAATATTTCTAACAATACTTCTCCTAGTGAAGAAAGTTCTCCTAGTCAAAATCCATCTTCTTCAAATGACGAAAACGTTTCTAATAACACTTCTCCTGAAGAAAACTCTTCTATTGATAAAAATCCAGTTACTAACGAAGAACAAAAACCTACAACTAATAATAATTCAGTAGTTAAAGAAAACGATAAAAATAAAATTGCTTTAATAGCTACTTCTACAACTACAGGTGTTTTATTCTTTGTAGTTGTTGGTTTAGTAATTTATATTTTGGCTAAGAAAAAATAG
- a CDS encoding DUF402 domain-containing protein has translation MNNNKKEKSSYPLIGTMINVQAYKYNGMLYRQWNGAKVIRNTKDHYVLLMYKTKVGEISKKDWVYRDPVIWFMPKNALHNALVLLKQSGNYIYVNISSKPIYEDNTIKFVDYDIDIKKYPGKKLAIVDQDEFKEHIKEYKYPLKLIKQVEKSLEEVIYQSIKNEYFFNKTILNYYVKLAQKDHFIKSDLNLDTKINSSKMETKNNFKKAKKPTK, from the coding sequence ATGAATAATAATAAAAAAGAAAAATCTAGTTATCCTTTGATAGGAACTATGATTAATGTGCAAGCCTATAAGTATAATGGTATGTTATATCGCCAGTGAAATGGCGCAAAAGTAATAAGAAATACTAAAGATCATTATGTTTTATTAATGTATAAAACTAAAGTTGGCGAAATTAGTAAAAAAGACTGGGTTTATCGCGATCCAGTTATTTGGTTTATGCCTAAAAATGCCTTACATAATGCCTTAGTTTTACTTAAACAATCGGGAAATTATATCTATGTAAATATTTCTTCTAAACCTATTTATGAGGATAATACAATTAAATTTGTCGATTATGATATTGATATTAAAAAATATCCTGGTAAAAAATTAGCAATTGTTGATCAAGATGAGTTTAAAGAACATATTAAGGAATATAAATATCCTCTTAAATTAATTAAACAAGTGGAAAAATCACTTGAAGAAGTAATTTATCAAAGTATAAAAAATGAATATTTTTTTAATAAAACAATTTTAAACTACTACGTTAAATTGGCTCAAAAAGATCACTTTATCAAAAGTGATTTGAATTTAGATACCAAAATTAATTCAAGCAAAATGGAAACTAAAAATAATTTTAAAAAAGCTAAAAAGCCTACAAAATAG
- a CDS encoding trigger factor-related chaperone: protein MNEINFHIKEINVNIARNEWKDIQKNILLEALNNKEVNDPQSLLKKAIDLSIQENIKKLRDEIINEFKDVYSVVAPNVQIHKADTENLNFDIQITFYTFEDLDKLVIENIKNDFTFKPIDEATIEAAFKTFLKNYPIFLDVKDDIKEGDIVVIAYKSELNGKIVEQKTAMTLEAKNINNDFNINSLLIGKKVGEVFEVNDPKNTHWTITIVNAQRKEVREINDQNIDLVRIDEIKSIDDLKEKLYEDYKMDYASSELLRYYRHIIFEIGKVNKVLFSVANLQYEMTQFFQTNQHLLPNDFKEKTMEELVKEKDPKFVKLMTQIENSAKFKMLTRLVEYYVSKKYKIEITPEETEKAYEHIMSTNISDQTLSLLDMSLILHTQKAALYLAKLNNLDTYEIISKEMKLFV from the coding sequence ATGAACGAAATAAATTTTCACATTAAAGAAATTAACGTTAATATAGCTAGAAATGAATGAAAAGATATTCAAAAAAACATTCTTTTGGAAGCTTTAAATAATAAAGAAGTTAATGACCCTCAATCACTATTAAAAAAAGCCATTGATCTTTCTATTCAAGAAAATATTAAAAAACTAAGAGATGAAATAATTAATGAATTCAAAGATGTCTATAGTGTAGTAGCGCCTAATGTACAAATTCATAAAGCAGATACAGAAAATTTAAATTTTGACATTCAAATAACTTTCTATACCTTTGAAGATTTAGATAAATTAGTAATTGAAAATATTAAAAATGATTTTACTTTTAAACCAATTGACGAAGCAACAATTGAAGCAGCTTTTAAAACTTTTTTAAAAAATTATCCAATTTTTCTTGATGTTAAAGATGATATTAAAGAAGGGGATATTGTTGTAATAGCCTATAAAAGCGAATTAAATGGCAAAATTGTTGAACAAAAAACTGCTATGACTTTAGAAGCTAAAAATATCAATAATGATTTTAATATCAATAGTTTATTAATAGGCAAAAAAGTAGGAGAAGTTTTTGAAGTTAATGATCCTAAAAATACTCATTGAACTATTACAATAGTTAATGCTCAAAGAAAAGAAGTTAGAGAAATTAATGATCAAAATATAGATTTAGTAAGAATAGATGAAATTAAATCAATTGACGATCTTAAAGAAAAACTTTATGAAGACTATAAAATGGATTATGCTAGCAGTGAGCTACTAAGATATTATCGTCACATTATTTTTGAAATTGGTAAAGTCAATAAAGTTCTTTTTTCAGTAGCTAATTTGCAATATGAAATGACACAGTTTTTTCAAACTAATCAGCATTTATTGCCAAATGATTTTAAAGAAAAAACAATGGAAGAACTAGTCAAAGAAAAAGATCCAAAATTTGTAAAGCTAATGACACAAATTGAAAATAGCGCTAAGTTTAAAATGCTCACTAGATTAGTAGAATATTATGTTTCAAAAAAATATAAAATTGAAATTACTCCCGAAGAAACTGAAAAAGCCTATGAACATATTATGTCTACTAATATAAGTGATCAAACGCTTTCTTTACTAGATATGTCTTTAATTTTACATACTCAAAAAGCAGCTTTATATCTAGCTAAATTGAATAATTTAGATACCTATGAAATAATTAGTAAGGAAATGAAATTATTTGTTTAA
- a CDS encoding coiled-coil domain-containing protein, whose translation MKKKYIFILPSLFSTITLPFVASQISASSANNSSTNNDNNSSQNEEISAEENIKKLESFLKTSLASNKAKMIETVNNITQKLSEIYIISGISLSFLGSKTNESYLNASESLANRIMTNIDSKDYEEAVNNILQLTDFVNSLNKDYNSVKEIYDLFNSLKEEIKVQIVSKAQNIYETVKNEYQKRNQENNLLIEPPIQLLANSYAREITSLNNSLIDAKNPEINNLKQTLNENTNELDNLNSSLEKQKEQIKTFNDEINEKNLKIQKLKNEKETNISINKRNKSALIATSSLTALLFVAALSLVSYLIFKKKILFKKK comes from the coding sequence ATGAAAAAGAAATATATTTTTATTTTGCCTTCTTTATTTTCAACAATTACTTTGCCTTTTGTAGCTAGTCAAATTTCTGCTTCTTCTGCGAATAATAGTTCTACAAATAATGACAATAATTCTTCTCAAAATGAAGAAATATCTGCTGAAGAAAATATTAAAAAATTAGAAAGTTTTTTAAAAACTTCTTTAGCTTCTAATAAAGCAAAAATGATTGAAACAGTTAATAATATTACACAAAAATTAAGTGAAATTTATATTATAAGTGGTATTAGTTTATCCTTTTTAGGTTCAAAAACTAATGAATCATATCTTAATGCTTCTGAATCTTTAGCTAATAGAATTATGACTAACATTGATTCTAAAGACTATGAAGAAGCAGTTAATAATATCTTGCAATTGACAGATTTTGTAAATAGTTTAAATAAAGATTACAATAGTGTTAAAGAAATTTATGATCTTTTTAATTCTCTAAAAGAAGAAATAAAAGTGCAAATTGTTTCTAAAGCACAAAATATTTATGAAACAGTTAAAAATGAATACCAAAAAAGAAACCAAGAAAATAATTTATTAATTGAACCACCAATTCAATTGTTAGCTAATTCTTATGCAAGAGAAATTACTTCCTTGAATAATAGTTTAATTGATGCAAAAAATCCAGAAATTAATAATTTGAAACAAACGCTTAATGAAAATACAAATGAATTAGATAATTTGAATTCTTCTTTAGAAAAACAAAAAGAACAAATTAAAACTTTTAATGACGAAATTAATGAAAAAAATTTAAAAATTCAAAAATTAAAAAATGAAAAAGAAACTAATATTTCTATAAACAAAAGAAATAAATCTGCTTTAATTGCTACTTCATCACTAACTGCTTTATTATTTGTAGCTGCGCTTTCTTTAGTTTCCTATTTAATTTTTAAGAAGAAAATTTTATTCAAGAAAAAATAA